The DNA window CGGGCGTGCTGTCTACCGGCTTCCGCAGAAGTCAGTTGCCCCGCCTCGGGCTAGCCCTGGCTTTGGCGGCGCTCGCTGCTTGCGGCCGAACGCCGAGCAGCCCGGCCGCTGGCACAGCAGATCCAGGCCTCGGGCCAACCGAGCGTCCGCCGGTTGCCGTCACGCCCTCGCTTCGGGTCGAACTCCCCTCTCCGGCACTGATCGAGGCCGGCAGGCCGGGAGAAACGACGGTGCTGGGCTTGATCACCAACCGCTCCGACCACGCAGTGGACAACTTGCAGATCCGCGTCTCCCTGATGGATTCCGCAGGCAAACTGCTCGGGCAGCAAGATGTCCCCCCAGCCCTGCGTCACCTCGATGTGGCTGACGTCTCCCCTTATGCCGCGACGTTCCCGGTTCAAGCGGCCTCCGGCATGCGGGCTTCAGCAGAGCTGGTGCAGTATCGGCCTACTCGCCGGGCCAACACCCCCATCCAATCCGAGACCGTCCGGATAGTGCAGCTGCCCGATGGCGACTGGGCAGTGCTTGGGCGTCTCACCAATCCTGGCACATCCAGCGTAGCAGTACGTGAGCTGGCAGTCCTGGCGGTCGATGCACAGGGTCGCCCGACCGGCCTGTTGCCGTGGACTGCTGGTCCCGGCAGGATCCCGCCGCGCGGCAGCCAGCCTTTCCTGGCCATTGGCCCCGCCGGCGAGGCGACGAAGGCCCATATTGGCTATGCCCGCGCCGAACCCGAATCGGGCGCACGCCGCGTCGATCTGAAATTCACCTCCGGCCCGGAGCTGCGCCAAACCAGCCAGGGGGAACTGTACATCACCGGGGCCCTGGAGAACCTGAGCCCAGTGCCGGTCTGGGGGCGGTCCACCGTGCTGTTTCATGTGGACGATCAGCTCGTCGGGCTCGGGCAAGTCCGCTTCCCCCTTCCGATGCCCCCGGGCGAAGTGCGCCCGTTCTCGATCCGTCTCGGGCCG is part of the Anaerolineales bacterium genome and encodes:
- a CDS encoding FxLYD domain-containing protein; translation: MLSTGFRRSQLPRLGLALALAALAACGRTPSSPAAGTADPGLGPTERPPVAVTPSLRVELPSPALIEAGRPGETTVLGLITNRSDHAVDNLQIRVSLMDSAGKLLGQQDVPPALRHLDVADVSPYAATFPVQAASGMRASAELVQYRPTRRANTPIQSETVRIVQLPDGDWAVLGRLTNPGTSSVAVRELAVLAVDAQGRPTGLLPWTAGPGRIPPRGSQPFLAIGPAGEATKAHIGYARAEPESGARRVDLKFTSGPELRQTSQGELYITGALENLSPVPVWGRSTVLFHVDDQLVGLGQVRFPLPMPPGEVRPFSIRLGPLFGVIPAELDPAGISLSGEPESLAATAAEAALVPLDLEIESFEFTGSRAFVRGRVTNPSGHSTATPTVFAAVRSTEGNILGAAWQVVATRLPASATQPFSLSIDLPTQVNPAMAEYDLRALGTEVER